A single window of Granulicella mallensis MP5ACTX8 DNA harbors:
- a CDS encoding menaquinone biosynthesis family protein — MTSASTEIHDISIAHSPDSDDAFMFYGLATSKVRVPGYRFNHTLTDIETLNRKAMNEQFYDVTAISFHAYPYLQEHYTLMACGGSVGENYGPMIVAPKAYTLDEVKKLRIAVPGTLTTAYLTLKLFAPEIETVTVDFDKIIPAVVAGEFDAGLIIHEGQLTYTRDGLKKILDLGVWWREQTGLPLPLGGNAIRRSLGTEVQVITTNALRESIQHALDHREAALEYAMQFARDLDPTLANRFVGMYVNERTLNYGEDGREAIRKILDMGYERGIIPHKANVDFVG, encoded by the coding sequence ATGACCTCCGCATCAACTGAAATTCACGACATCAGCATCGCCCATAGCCCCGACTCCGACGACGCGTTCATGTTTTACGGACTCGCCACCAGCAAAGTGCGTGTTCCGGGCTATCGCTTCAACCACACGCTCACGGACATCGAAACGCTCAACCGCAAAGCGATGAACGAGCAGTTCTACGATGTCACGGCCATCAGCTTTCACGCCTATCCGTACCTTCAGGAGCACTACACCCTGATGGCCTGCGGCGGCTCCGTCGGCGAGAACTACGGTCCGATGATCGTTGCCCCCAAGGCCTACACCCTGGACGAAGTGAAGAAGCTCCGCATCGCCGTCCCCGGCACTCTAACCACGGCTTATCTCACCCTGAAGCTCTTTGCTCCAGAGATCGAGACTGTCACGGTCGACTTCGACAAGATCATTCCCGCCGTGGTGGCGGGCGAGTTCGACGCCGGACTCATCATCCACGAAGGCCAGCTCACATACACACGCGACGGACTGAAGAAGATCCTCGACCTCGGCGTCTGGTGGCGCGAGCAGACCGGCCTGCCGTTGCCGTTGGGCGGCAACGCCATCCGCCGCTCCCTGGGCACAGAGGTGCAGGTCATCACCACCAATGCGTTGCGCGAGAGCATTCAGCATGCACTCGACCACCGTGAAGCGGCTCTCGAATACGCGATGCAGTTCGCTCGCGACCTCGACCCCACATTGGCCAACCGCTTTGTTGGGATGTATGTAAACGAGCGCACGCTGAACTACGGCGAAGACGGCCGCGAAGCCATTCGCAAAATCCTCGACATGGGCTACGAACGCGGCATCATCCCGCACAAGGCCAACGTAGACTTCGTAGGCTAA